One segment of Platichthys flesus chromosome 15, fPlaFle2.1, whole genome shotgun sequence DNA contains the following:
- the LOC133969185 gene encoding thy-1 membrane glycoprotein-like, with protein MLKSLFLCGVLGVLLIPAECSEQISVCVEDDRDLRVDCMIKLKSSQYNSYEFSWSPGTKESVINTNVSGSSAESVFKDKSYVQELDSQGYRLTLSGFTDTLPHNTTYICKISGENANINVEADQLLPCSAVSLFVKRSCSWIACLLLFYHTQS; from the exons ATGCTCaagtctctgtttctgtgtggagtGCTGGGAG TGCTGCTGATCCCAGCAGAGTGCAGCGAgcaaatctctgtgtgtgttgaggatgACAGGGACCTGAGAGTGGACTGCATGATCAAGCTCAAGTCCAGCCAATACAACAGCTATGAGTTCTCCTGGTCCCCTGGAACCAAAGAGTCCGTCATTAATACCAATGTGTCCGGCTCGTCTGCAGAGAGCGTCTTCAAGGATAAGAGCTACGTGCAGGAGCTGGATTCCCAGGGCTACAGACTGACCCTGAGCGGCTTCACGGACACACTCCCACACAACACCACCTACATATGCAAAATATCGGGGGAGAATGCCAATATCAATGTGGAGGCAG ATCAACTTCTCCCGTGTTCAGCTGTAAGCCTGTTTGTGAAGAGATCCTGCTCCTGGATCGCCTGTCTGCTGCTCTTCTATCACACACAGAgctaa